Proteins encoded together in one Amblyomma americanum isolate KBUSLIRL-KWMA chromosome 1, ASM5285725v1, whole genome shotgun sequence window:
- the LOC144136513 gene encoding uncharacterized protein LOC144136513, translating into MRGVALSALCVLCAFARTEAGGGGYGGGAVAVATPVIAKTTPVLVAASKPVLPNVGPAAHYLGYAGNVFEQLLGFSGHYGLPSGGGGGGRGLVGAVRLPVFSGSVLLGHGHGGGGGGGGAFLLGHGGGFGGGALKTYKLASSSYGIPVGLPVSLAHGWH; encoded by the exons GCGCTGTCTGCCCTGTGTGTGCTGTGCGCCTTTGCCCGCACCGAAGCTGGCGGCGGCGGCTACGGAGGCGGCGCCGTGGCCGTCGCCACTCCAGTCATCGCCAAGACCACGCCCGTGCTCGTGGCGGCCTCCAAACCTGTGCTGCCCAACGTGGGCCCCGCGGCCCACTACCTCGGCTACGCGGGTAACGTCTTCGAGCAGCTGCTGGGTTTCAGCGGACACTACGGCCTTCCCAGCGGAGGTGGCGGAGGGGGCAGAG GTCTGGTGGGTGCAGTGAGACTGCCTGTGTTCAGCGGCAGCGTGTTGCTGGGCCACGGCCACggcggtggcggtggcggtggcggcgccttcCTTCTGGGTCATGGAGgcggcttcggcggcggtgcCCTCAAGACCTACAAGTTGGCTTCGAGCTCGTACGGCATTCCCGTGGGCCTGCCCGTAAGCCTGGCCCACGGCTGGCACTGA